In the genome of Cryptomeria japonica chromosome 8, Sugi_1.0, whole genome shotgun sequence, one region contains:
- the LOC131075525 gene encoding receptor-like protein 12 — protein MSPISFYISLSFALAIAMMIDFPYTSGCKDDERSYLLDFKGGINDIFGRLGSWGGYNCCEWEGIVCDYQTNHVIKLDLRNPYHEIDDRGYQVNRELKGEIHLSLFNLQHLQHLDLSWNNFQGISIPPQLGRLKRLTFLSLAYARFGGEIPLELGNLTGLQHLDLSTYRNNKKWRLKSSRFGEWIRSLRKLEYLAMKKVNLGNASHNWGGSLSTLSNLSQIYLSDCGLLGSIPPLLNLTRLSHLHLRYNSFPFPVPAWFQNVSSMVSLDLHVCGLIGSIPSNFLYEASSLSNLRLGGNGLQGVIPPLFANFSKIQKLDLGSNFLNGEIPPFGSPAGLQSSLSSIDLSFNHLKGRIPYSLGRLSSLEYLDLMKNQLNGDIPTTLGQLSVLSCLKLDYNQLSGAILNSFSELARLKVLSLSSNNLTGGVSISMFQNLSQLSILMLSNNQLTIDIPSSWAPQFLHLKHLGLSSCNIEGNFPASLSTQYSLEDLDLSDNRIRGDVPTWLRDLTNLKMLNLSNNQLGGFLPQLNYSNFDFVDLHNNSFQGPISALSFYGFILDLSHNMFNGSLPTTLIPWYTLSLSANNLIGGIPDLICTPGNGLKILDLSDNRLTGSISAHLGRCSYLKFLNLARNNFNGEMPVELGNLTLLQTLNLNGNNLQGVIPPSIANCANIEVFDIGNNRFQGSIPLWIGMMRRLQILSLTNNNLAGSIPQQLFELQNLQVLDLSHNNISGTVPESLEMLLAMVNQSQNFEMKSFEASTAIWTEVNTYIYKDILIMDQITLWIKGTARPYPKIWRALKVMDLSHNKLQGSIPQKMGLLRGLVALNLSNNNMSGSIPESMGQMVNLESLDLSENRLSGKIPQDLVSLTFLSVLNLSDNMFYGLIPQGNQFSNFEASSILGNPQLRGPPLENRTQTSGFGERGNQVELNGTVAGDADEMDRWWAVSVGLCYGVGFATVIAVLCFHIEWKYRFFAWLDALVAYLCER, from the coding sequence ATGTCTCCAATTTCGTTTTACATTTCTTTAAGTTTTGCCTTGGCCATTGCTATGATGATTGATTTCCCATATACCAGTGGATGTAAAGATGATGAAAGAAGTTATCTGCTCGATTTCAAAGGGGGCATAAACGACATCTTTGGTCGACTAGGCTCATGGGGCGGATACAACTGTTGCGAGTGGGAGGGAATTGTTTGTGATTACCAAACAAACCATGTCATTAAACTTGATCTCAGAAACCCTTATCACGAGATAGATGATCGTGGTTATCAAGTCAACCGTGAGTTAAAAGGGGAGATTCATCTATCTCTGTTTAATCTGCAACATCTGCAGCACTTGGATTTGAGTTGGAATAACTTCCAAGGCATATCAATACCTCCTCAGTTGGGAAGACTCAAGAGGCTTACTTTTCTTAGCTTGGCTTATGCTAGATTTGGCGGAGAAATCCCTCTAGAGTTGGGAAATTTGACAGGCTTACAGCATCTTGATCTTTCAACATATCGGAATAATAAAAAATGGAGACTCAAGAGTTCAAGGTTTGGAGAATGGATAAGAAGCCTGAGAAAATTGGAATACCTAGCGATGAAGAAAGTGAACCTTGGAAATGCATCTCACAATTGGGGCGGCTCCCTCTCCACTCTCTCCAATCTTAGCCAGATTTACCTATCGGACTGTGGTCTTTTAGGAAGTATTCCTCCACTTCTAAACCTCACCCGTTTATCCCATCTCCATCTACGATATAACTCATTTCCATTCCCAGTACCAGCTTGGTTCCAGAATGTCTCGTCCATGGTTTCACTTGATCTGCATGTATGTGGTCTCATTGGTTCCATCCCTTCCAATTTCCTGTATGAAGCTTCAAGTCTGAGCAATCTTCGCCTGGGAGGAAACGGTTTACAGGGAGTAATTCCTCCTCTATTTGCtaacttttcaaaaattcagaaactagATCTTGGTAGCAATTTCTTAAATGGGGAAATACCCCCATTTGGCTCTCCAGCGGGGCTGCAGTCTAGTCTTTCAAGTATTGATCTTTCCTTTAATCATTTGAAGGGTAGAATACCATACTCTCTTGGTAGGCTTTCCTCTCTCGAATATCTGGATCTCATGAAAAACCAGCTAAATGGTGATATCCCCACCACTTTGGGTCAGCTCTCTGTATTAAGTTGCCTTAAATTAGATTATAATCAGTTGTCTGGAGCAATACTGAATTCATTTTCAGAGCTTGCTAGATTGAAAGTGCTGTCACTTTCTTCCAACAATTTAACAGGCGGTGTTTCCATTTCGATGTTCCAGAATTTGAGTCAACTTAGTATACTCATGTTATCTAATAATCAGCTGACAATCGACATTCCTTCAAGTTGGGCTCCACAGTTTCTTCATCTCAAGCACCTGGGATTGAGCTCTTGTAATATTGAAGGCAATTTTCCAGCATCTCTCTCTACTCAATATTCACTTGAAGACTTGGACCTGTCAGATAACAGAATTCGGGGTGATGTTCCTACTTGGCTGCGGGATCTTACCAATCTTAAGATGCTGAATCTTTCAAATAACCAACTGGGAGGCTTTCTGCCCCAACTCAATTACAGTAATTTTGATTTTGTGGACTTGCATAATAATAGCTTTCAAGGCCCCATTTCAGCTCTTTCATTTTATGGATTCATATTGGATTTGTCACATAACATGTTCAATGGCTCTCTTCCTACTACACTGATTCCATGGTACACTCTGTCCTTGTCAGCGAATAATCTGATTGGAGGTATTCCAGATTTAATATGTACACCTGGAAATGGATTGAAGATTTTGGATTTGTCGGACAACAGGCTAACGGGTTCGATTTCTGCACATTTGGGGAGATGTTCGTATCTTAAATTCTTAAATTTGGCTCGAAATAATTTCAATGGTGAGATGCCAGTGGAGCTGGGAAATTTGACTCTACTTCAGACATTAAACCTCAATGGAAACAATTTGCAAGGTGTTATTCCTCCATctattgcaaattgtgcaaataTTGAAGTATTCGACATAGGAAATAACAGGTTTCAGGGGAGCATCCCACTTTGGATTGGAATGATGAGACGTTTACAAATTCTCAGTTTGACTAATAATAATCTTGCAGGTAGTATTCCACAGCAGTTGTTTGAGCTACAGAATCTCCAGGTCTTAGATTTATCTCATAACAATATATCGGGTACTGTCCCTGAAAGTTTAGAAATGCTGCTTGCTATGGTAAATCAATCGCAGAATTTTGAAATGAAAAGTTTTGAGGCAAGTACTGCTATTTGGACTGAAGTCAATACATACATCTATAAAGATATATTAATTATGGATCAAATAACGCTCTGGATCAAAGGAACGGCACGTCCATATCCAAAAATCTGGAGGGCATTGAAAGTCATGGACCTGTCACATAACAAGCTCCAGGGTAGCATTCCTCAGAAAATGGGACTTCTCCGGGGTCTAGTTGCTCTCAATCTTTCAAATAATAATATGAGTGGCTCAATTCCAGAATCCATGGGTCAGATGGTTAATCTAGAGTCTCTGGATCTTTCAGAAAACAGGCTTTCAGGAAAGATTCCACAGGACCTTGTAAGTCTCACGTTCCTTTCTGTTTTAAATCTTTCAGACAACATGTTCTATGGATTAATACCACAGGGGAACCAGTTTTCAAACTTCGAAGCTTCTTCAATTTTAGGGAACCCTCAACTTCGGGGGCCTCCCCTTGAAAATAGAACACAGACCTCTGGGTTTGGAGAAAGAGGCAACCAGGTAGAGTTGAATGGTACAGTTGCTGGAGATGCAGATGAAATGGATCGATGGTGGGCAGTTTCAGTGGGATTATGTTACGGAGTGGGATTTGCTACTGTGATTGCAGTCTTGTGCTTTCACATAGAATGGAAGTACAGATTCTTTGCTTGGCTGGATGCTCTTGTGGCTTATCTTTGTGAGCGCTGA